One window of the Manihot esculenta cultivar AM560-2 chromosome 14, M.esculenta_v8, whole genome shotgun sequence genome contains the following:
- the LOC110600461 gene encoding disease resistance protein RPV1-like has protein sequence MASSSSSSINLQSKAYDVFISFKGTDIRDGFLSHFQKELKQNQIDVFVDEELEKGEEISSSLLAKIEESYLSVVIFSENYAYSPWCLDELVKILECNIEMEQMILPVFYGVDPADVQELKGSYGGALGKYKEESNYDSNKVDTWINALKKISNLSGWDSRTIKSESKLIEKIINHISKKLDDYVILSDFCKDGLVGINSRVKDVHELLCQELEDVRCIGICGMGGIGKTTIASKLFEQICNQFQGGCLIANVREKLKRYTPDNLQSEILSKVFQSEGLNMGILPISSAAIKRRLSRQKFLIVLDDVSDLEPIEFLIGKQVVFGPGSRIIVTSRDKQLLKNTGAKIYEVKKLNDDEALQLFSFHAFKQNLVKKEYMQLARKAIGFADGNPLALKVLGSNLFDKTTEAWEDKLEKLKDIPDRKIQEILRISYDDLDQDEREIFLDIACFFKRWDKNRAISILEGCGFFAKCGISRLIDKSLISISKGNRLEMHDLIQQMGKDIVGEAKEIGKRSRLYNSKDIYKVLTKDTGTKRIESISANMYEIGFMELSSTAFVKMCNLRLLKFYSFGHDQVKIVLNKGLQSLPVGKISFESFAIKILSAKSSFSFMFCAAVNLKVIDLANSRDLIRIPDFSRSPKLKVLILSGCTSLVEISSSIGCLSQLRELELNSCISLKSIPSSIGELKCLFALDFSGCSKLSSLPDNICNLKSLIELKVSKCVNLNGLPENLGNLESLKRLYADESGIKKLPSSMNQLRQLCELACSKCKNLVEIPSSIGCLLQLREFEFNSCMSLKSIPSSIGELNLYELDFSECLQLTSLPETICNLKSLIYFNVSGCLNLSGLPKNLGNLESLKRLLASESGITKLPSSMNQLRQLYELDCSGCVNLAEIPDPICDLKSLKTLKLSGCVKLSRLPENLGNLESLQWLYADETRIMKLPSSINQLRYLIQLNCSGCKGLILPLLTGLTSLRSLHLNNCQMLELPDSLGLGSLTSLESITLCENDFESIPESIKQLSVLKWLDLRGCKRLKYLPELSLPSLTYLCVSNCMSLRSASIVFLPTMNYRWRIYDFSNCINLDGGAYRSFMDNVLAANIQVKANCYGARLIMAGSEVPQRMRYQNGNGSSLSFSLGKCNLMGLSFCAVLDPKIHPSHVYTNIGCMVLFKGKSGYSRHEKLYWLYERWDYQMKFQSEHVFLWGSSSFLDSNYSFRKALFQFFVVCYDDDGAGMITNREKIVKCGVHPIFKHKEKKNQDRGRRKSNHLRLKD, from the exons ATggcctcttcttcttcctcttcaatCAACCTTCAATCAAAGGCATATGACGTGTTCATTAGTTTTAAAGGCACAGATATCCGTGATGGATTTCTTAGCCATTTCCAAAAAGaattgaaacaaaaccaaatagATGTATTTGTGGATGAAGAACTTGAGAAAGGAGAAGAGATCTCATCATCCCTGTTGGCCAAAATTGAAGAATCCTATCTCTCAGTTGTGATCTTTTCAGAAAATTACGCATACTCTCCTTGGTGTTTGGATGAGCTGGTTAAAATTCTTGAATGTAACATAGAGATGGAACAAATGATTTTACCAGTTTTTTATGGTGTAGATCCCGCCGATGTTCAAGAGCTTAAAGGAAGTTATGGCGGTGCACTTGGGAAGTACAAAGAAGAATCCAATTACGATTCAAACAAGGTGGACACTTGGATCAACGCTTTGAAGAAAATAAGCAACCTCTCAGGTTGGGATTCACGGACTATCAA GTCAGAATCTAAACTAATCGAGAAAATTATCAATCACATTTCAAAAAAACTGGATGATTATGTGATTTTAAGTGATTTTTGCAAGGATGGCTTGGTGGGAATTAACTCGCGTGTTAAGGATGTTCACGAGTTATTATGCCAGGAGTTAGAAGATGTGCGATGTATTGGAATTTGTGGAATGGGTGGCATAGGAAAAACAACTATTGCTAGCAAATTATTTGAACAAATTTGCAATCAATTTCAAGGTGGATGTTTAATTGCAAATGTGAGGGAAAAATTAAAACGGTATACACCAGACAATCTACAATCTGAAATTCTTTCTAAAGTATTTCAGTCTGAAGGTTTAAATATGGGGATTCTCCCTATATCATCTGCTGCCATCAAGAGAAGACTCTCACGACAAAAATTTCTCATTGTTCTTGATGATGTGAGTGATTTGGAGCCAATTGAATTCCTAATAGGAAAGCAAGTTGTTTTTGGTCCTGGAAGCAGAATAATTGTAACAAGTAGAGATAAACAGTTGCTCAAGAATACCGGTGCCAAAATATATGAAGTCAAGAAATTGAATGATGATGAAGCTCTTCAACTATTTAGTTTCCATGCCTTTAAACAAAATCTTGTGAAGAAAGAGTATATGCAGTTGGCACGCAAGGCAATTGGATTTGCTGACGGTAATCCACTAGCTCTTAAAGTTTTGGGTTCCAATTTATTTGACAAGACCACGGAAGCATGGGAAGATAAATTGGAGAAACTAAAAGATATTCCTGACAGAAAAATTCAAGAAATATTGAGAATTAGTTATGATGACCTAGACCAGGATGAAAGAGAAATATTTCTCGACATTGCGTGCTTCTTCAAGCGGTGGGATAAAAATAGAGCCATAAGCATATTAGAAGGTTGTGGGTTCTTTGCAAAATGTGGAATAAGCCGCCTCATTGATAAGTCTCTCATAAGCATTTCAAAGGGAAATAGATTGGAAATGCATGACTTGATACAACAAATGGGCAAAGATATTGTTGGTGAGGCGAAAGAGATTGGAAAACGAAGTAGGTTGTATAATTCTAAGGATATTTACAAAGTATTGACAAAAGATACG ggTACCAAAAGAATTGAAAGTATTTCAGCAAACATGTACGAGATTGGATTTATGGAACTAAGTTCTACAGCTTTCGTGAAAATGTGTAATCTCAGATTACTCAAATTCTACTCTTTTGGGCATGATCAAGTCAAAATAGTCCTTAATAAGGGCCTTCAATCTCTCCCTGTGGGCAAAATATCCTTTGAAAGCTTTGCCATCAAAATTTTGTCCGCAAAATCTT CTTTCTCATTTATGTTTTGT GCTGCTGTAAATTTGAAGGTTATTGACCTGGCGAACTCTAGGGATTTAATCAGAATTCCAGACTTTTCTAGATCCCCAAAACTCAAGGTTTTAATTTTGAGTGGCTGTACAAGTTTGGTTGAGATTTCTTCATCAATTGGATGTCTCTCTCAACTTCGTGAATTGGAGTTGAATTCATGTATAAGCCTCAAGAGTATTCCAAGTAGCATCGGTGAGTTGAAATGTCTCTTTGCACTTGATTTTAGTGGATGCTCAAAACTATCAAGTCTCCCTGACAACATTTGCAATCTCAAATCCCTTATAGAACTTAAAGTTAGTAAATGTGTGAATCTCAATGGACTGCCGGAGAACTTGGGAAATTTAGAATCTTTGAAGAGGCTTTATGCAGATGAAAgtggaataaaaaaattaccatCCTCCATGAATCAATTGAGGCAATTGTGTGAATTGGCTTGCTCTAAATGTAAGAATTTGGTTGAAATTCCCTCATCAATTGGATGTCTCTTGCAACTTCGTGAATTCGAGTTTAATTCATGTATGAGCCTCAAGAGTATTCCAAGTAGCATTGGTGAGTTGAATCTCTATGAACTTGACTTCAGTGAATGCTTACAACTAACAAGTCTTCCTGAAACCATTTGCAACCTCAAATCTCTTATATACTTTAACGTCAGTGGATGCCTGAATCTCAGTGGACTGCCGAAGAATTTGGGAAATTTAGAATCTTTGAAGAGACTTCTTGCAAGTGAAAGTGGAATAACAAAATTACCATCCTCCATGAATCAATTGAGGCAATTGTATGAATTGGATTGCTCTGGATGTGTAAATTTGGCTGAGATTCCTGATCCCATTTGTGATCTCAAATCTCTTAAAACGCTCAAATTAAGTGGATGTGTGAAGCTCAGTAGACTGCCTGAGAACTTGGGGAATTTAGAGTCTTTACAGTGGCTTTATGCAGATGAAACTAGAATAATGAAATTACCATCTTCAATCAATCAATTAAGGTATTTGATACAATTGAATTGCTCTGGATGCAAAGGTTTAATATTGCCTCTTTTGACAGGTTTGACCAGTCTGAGATCTCTTCATCTAAACAATTGTCAGATGTTAGAACTTCCTGACAGTCTTGGCTTAGGCTCTCTAACATCGCTGGAATCAATAACTTTATGTGAAAATGATTTCGAGAGCATACCAGAAAGCATCAAACAACTCTCTGTACTTAAATGGCTTGATTTAAGAGGATGCAAAAGACTTAAATATTTACCAGAGCTTTCATTGCCATCTCTGACTTATTTATGTGTATCAAACTGCATGTCTCTGAGATCAGCATCAATTGTTTTCCTACCCACAATGAACTATCGTTGGCGTATATATGATTTCAGCAATTGTATCAATTTAGATGGAGGTGCATATAGaagttttatggacaatgtattgGCAGCAAATATTCAG gtAAAGGCTAATTGCTATGGTGCTAGGTTAATTATGGCTGGAAGTGAAGTGCCGCAGAGGATGAGGTATCAGAATGGTAATGGTTCTTCTTTGTCTTTCTCACTGGGCAAGTGTAACTTGATGGGGCTCTCTTTCTGCGCTGTCCTTGATCCCAAAATTCATCCCTCTCATGTTTATACGAATATCGGATGTATGGTTCTTTTCAAAGGGAAGTCTGGATATAGCCGTCATGAGAAATTGTATTGGTTATACGAACGTTGGGATTATCAAATGAAATTCCAATCAGAACATGTGTTCCTTTGGGGTAGTTCAAGCTTTTTGGATTCCAATTACTCTTTCAGGAAGGCATTATTTCAATTCTTTGTtgtatgctatgatgatgatggagCTGGCATGATAACTAACAGGGAGAAGATAGTTAAATGTGGGGTTCATCCAATTTTCAAacataaagagaaaaaaaatcaagacaGGGGGAGGAGGAAAAGCAACCATCTCCGTCTCAAAGATTGA